The genomic region gatacaattcaaattatataaaaGGTACCCtgtattctatttctttcttcactcTCCCTACTTGCCACTCTATCTCAGTTCCCAGGCAGGAGTATTATAGACCCATGTCCATTACTTGTAAACATGTAAACATCTGTTAAGGGGTTAGGCACATTTAAGTTGGGCATGAAGTCTCAGGCCAATGGAGGAACTCAAGTCTCCACCAACAGACAAAGTCATAGAGCTAAGGACAGAACTGGAGTTGGGTGTCCCCAGGCTTTGAGAATCAGAAGTACACAGCACACTTGTGTGATGAgagattataatttttaagtcCAGAGCTGGAAAAGTAAAGaaagtttttcctttctctgtcatcCATTTAACGCtttctatatacaaaaatatcaaaaagataatTGAAGAGAAACACCATTTTCTTATTCCCAGGTCTCCTTGAGTTGCTCACTGGTGGTCAGAGTACACAGGTATAGAGTATTTCTGAGTACAATTTGGGCCTCTTTCTTAGGAGGGTATCTCTGAATCCCTAGAAACCATTCCTGGTGGTCTGGCATTGGGCAGAGGGGGTGTTGCCTGAGTGTTTCCAGTGGGCCACAGCATCACCCCGTGCTGCAGGCTCACCCTGTGGACCCCAACATTCCATCAGAGGCTGGTGTCGACCAGTTGCCCAGGCTGCTGTAGCACCTGCTTCCTTCTGTTTATGGCATTAAGAACTTTCTTCCTGGGACCGAGCTGCATTTGTATACTCTGAAGGTCCTCATCAGAGCAAAGCAACAGAGCTTCTAGATCAATCTGCTCTCTCATGAAAATGGGAAGGAATTCTTCCAGATGATGAGACTGCAAAAATACTTCCAGAGGAGTAGCATCAACCACATCTTCCTCCCACTCCACTTCATCCTCATCCCAAGGCATCTCATCTTCATGGCTGTTGTCCTCTTCCTCTTTATCAGCCTCAGCTTCATCAGCCTCTGCTGCTCCTTGTCTCTGTAGCAATTCACTGCTCATTTTAAGCCCTAACTCCCTCCTGCTGTCTGAGATGTCTTCGGAACTTGATAATTTGTTCCTTCTAAAAACAATATTTCCTAGACCTGGACGGTTGAGAATGGATTCATGTTGCACACATCCATTCTCCTCTTCTGAGAACTGGAGCTTATCTTGGAAGTCCCCTGAGAAtgtgtcttcttcctcttctctgaatACTTCCATCACATTCCTCTGCCCACTTCTGCTCCCCTTTCCTACCTGCTCCGCTGTATCTTTGTTCTTCTTGAACTTTATCTTGAAGGTGTCTTTAATGCCCTTAGACAGTGACCCAAATGTACCAGAAGCAGAAGCATTTGAAAGGGATGACGTGGAGAAAGTGCCCTTGGAAGAAGAAAGAGTCCCAGATTCCTCCTTGCTATAGTTGCGAGCCATCTTATTTTGGTGCTTCTCCTGGAGCTTCTCACATTCTTTGATCTGTCTCCTAGCATTCTTCTGAGCCTGCTCCTTCAGCCTGATAACTTTCTTGGGGTTCATGATATTCTGGGCAGTGGCAGCCTTATCCAGAAGAGCAACACATTCATTTTGCTCTCTGCTGGCAGCAGCATCCAGTGGAGACTGTAAGCTGTTGTCCAGGGCAAAGATGTTGGCACCAAAGTTGACCAGGAATGAAACACAGTGGGTATGACCATTGGAGGCTGCATAATGCAGAGGAGTATTTCCCCAGATGTCGCATCTATTGGGGTCCCCTCTAgaagagaaaatatcaaaaatacatacaaaaaataatttttcttagaaCTGaggtacaaaaaaataaaaataaaacaaaaatgaacaaaatacatgttaatccTGCCTTAGCGTTCTTAAAGTCCAACTATGTCACATCTAGACATCACATGACCAGAAACAGAAAGAGCTCATCTCTACCTTTCGTCTCCTTTTTAGAAGCAAGGAAAGCTTTCCAAGGACTCTCCCAAAAAAGCAACTTTCATGTCTTGTTGTCCACAATTGGGTCACATGCCTATAGGAAGAGAAATAGGCTACCATTTTCAACTTAAGTTGATTaaaatccaccccccaccccctccgctgCAGCTAGGGATAAGATTacccagtggtgtgctggtaaatgtttaacaactggttTACCCAGGGAAAAAGATCAAAGCTCTGATCTATAGCATGTGCCAATTTTTGGTTATAAATACACCCACTATGGCAAAATCCAAGCTACTAATGTGATATTACTGGACAGGGAGTTTGGAAGAGATATATAGTAGCACACCTTTATAAATTATTCCCACCATATATGTAGATATAATAGACATGCAAAATCTTAAGAGCATAGATAATAGAATGTACTCAAATAATTAGGAAGTGTTAagttttgagtatttaaaaatatagtttgttAAATTATAAGtttaaatacctttatttttaataatgactgTTTAACAGACTCTCAGACTTCTGAAAATTTAGCAATCATCTCTCATGAGCTGGCAAGAGCTGGTTCccagacgaaccatgagagactatggactctgaaaaacaaactgagggttctagaggggaggggggtcgggggatgggctagtctggtgatgggtattaaagagggcatgctctgcatggagcattgggtgttatatgcgaacaatgaatcatggaacactacatcaaaaactaatgatgtaatgtatggtgattaacataaaaaaaaaaaagagctggttCCCACTCTAACAGTGTTACCCCACCAGAGTCAcatgtaggaaaataaataactgaaCAAAACTGGGATCCCATCAGCAAAAAAGAAGAGTGGAATGGATGTTGGGTAGGTAGCAAACCATGTCTGCTATAACCATTATTCATAAAAAGGGTAGAACATCTCCATTGATTCCCCAACTTACTTCCCTGTAATTACAGTGTCCTATATGTGAATAGTTCTGCAACAGTTTGTGGTAGAATTGGGGGCACTCTTAGATGGCCAGAGACCCCACGCCAGCATAGAAACAGGCACCTAGTCGATGTTCAGTCAACATTTGTGAGATGACTGAATGCCTAATGGAATCTTGCCCCAGGCTACAACCGCACCCCTCCTATGAGATGGTGAGTTACAAACAGGCACAAACAGAAAGTAAAGTAAGTAGTAACTTACTGTTAATATGGCTCTGGCCTCAAGCCCAAGCCCCTGCTGAGAACTCTGGTAATACAGGTTCTAAAGGGCATCTTCCCTCACCCTAGACTAGACCCCCAAATCAGGATCTCACTAAACTTCCCCCAGGCTCGCCCCATGGGAGGACAGGAAAGAGGGTCTGAGAAGGCCTCTTGACATTCTTGGTGAGGAGGATCTGGAAACAGGAGAGACGATCTGTGCCCTTGCAACTGCAGCATCAATGCTCTGTGACCCTTCCACTATTCTGTGCTACT from Halichoerus grypus chromosome 6, mHalGry1.hap1.1, whole genome shotgun sequence harbors:
- the ANKS4B gene encoding ankyrin repeat and SAM domain-containing protein 4B, producing the protein MSTRYHQAASDSYLELLKEATKRDLNLADEDGMTPTLLAAYHGNLEALEIICSRGGDPNRCDIWGNTPLHYAASNGHTHCVSFLVNFGANIFALDNSLQSPLDAAASREQNECVALLDKAATAQNIMNPKKVIRLKEQAQKNARRQIKECEKLQEKHQNKMARNYSKEESGTLSSSKGTFSTSSLSNASASGTFGSLSKGIKDTFKIKFKKNKDTAEQVGKGSRSGQRNVMEVFREEEEDTFSGDFQDKLQFSEEENGCVQHESILNRPGLGNIVFRRNKLSSSEDISDSRRELGLKMSSELLQRQGAAEADEAEADKEEEDNSHEDEMPWDEDEVEWEEDVVDATPLEVFLQSHHLEEFLPIFMREQIDLEALLLCSDEDLQSIQMQLGPRKKVLNAINRRKQVLQQPGQLVDTSL